GAATCGCCTGATTATCGACCTTGGGGGGTCTCCGGTCATGAACAGTCTGGGCGTTGCCCAGCTCCTCGAACTTACCGTGAGGGTGGTCGAGGATTTTGCGGGAAAACTGTATCTGGTTGGAGTCGCGCCGGTTGTGGTGAAGGTGCTGAATCTGGCCGGAGTTTTGCCGCAGGCCGAGCTTGTCGATTCCCTGTCCGCAGCCGTTCACCGCGCCAGGGGCTGAGCCCCCGGCGCAGCTTCATCACGGTTTGCCCGGCTTCGGAGAAAGCTCGGAGAGAGGCCTGGACCCCTTTATGATCGTTCCCCGATGATCGATCTCGGCGGAAAGGACTCCGTTTTCGAGTTTCACCTTCAGCAGATGCGACGCACCGACTGCGTCAGGAAGCGTCTTGGGAAGGTTGAGGACATCGATGTCGAGGTCTCCCTCGGCGAGGATCTTCCCAGAAGCCGCATCGAGAACGAAGAACCAGCTGCGGGTCGCCGAAGCCGGATCACCCGGCGGGTCGAAGCGGAGATCCGCCTCCTTTTGGAGACAATCAGTCACGAAAACGATCGATGCTCCATCTTCGGCCCAAAAATAGGTGATCAGCGACCGAAGGCCGGTGGTCTTTTGCCAGAGAATG
The nucleotide sequence above comes from Candidatus Ozemobacteraceae bacterium. Encoded proteins:
- a CDS encoding STAS domain-containing protein, producing the protein MGATINLNETEGIPVFAVSGYFDEALGKELNARADPLLMQGKNRLIIDLGGSPVMNSLGVAQLLELTVRVVEDFAGKLYLVGVAPVVVKVLNLAGVLPQAELVDSLSAAVHRARG